From the genome of Gammaproteobacteria bacterium, one region includes:
- a CDS encoding DEAD/DEAH box helicase family protein, with protein sequence MVSIDQGERRADPAARVIIASIQSSSKRKDAYRPDLFSVIVCDECHRALAPSWVEVIEHFNDERDGDALLLGMTATPRRTDGRSALDLFDLTAYEIARPELQDLGYLVPIQYWGVKAGLSLDQVKRSGGDFQVGALSAVMDTPHLRALTLHAWEEKAKGRKTLVFCASVRHAHRLAADFA encoded by the coding sequence GTGGTCAGCATCGATCAGGGAGAGCGGCGCGCCGACCCGGCCGCGCGGGTGATCATTGCCTCAATACAATCGTCGAGCAAGCGCAAGGACGCGTACCGGCCGGACCTGTTCTCGGTGATCGTCTGCGACGAGTGTCACCGGGCACTGGCCCCAAGCTGGGTCGAGGTCATTGAGCACTTCAACGACGAGCGCGACGGCGACGCACTGCTGCTCGGCATGACCGCGACACCGCGCCGCACGGACGGACGGTCTGCCTTGGACCTCTTCGACCTAACGGCCTACGAGATCGCCAGGCCGGAACTGCAGGACCTGGGCTACCTCGTGCCGATACAGTATTGGGGGGTAAAGGCCGGGCTCAGCTTGGACCAGGTCAAGCGCTCCGGGGGCGATTTCCAGGTCGGCGCCTTGTCTGCGGTCATGGATACGCCGCACCTGCGTGCGCTTACCCTGCACGCATGGGAGGAAAAGGCAAAGGGCCGCAAGACGCTCGTCTTCTGCGCGAGCGTTCGGCACGCGCACCGGCTCGCTGCGGATTTCGCC